The DNA segment ATATGGCCTGAATTCAGGCATTCAAATTATCCAATATGTTTTATAATAACTCTTTTCAACTTCCTAACCGTTAGATATAAAATAAAAGATCTTTTTATATGAAATTCAGTTCAATATCCCCGATAAGAACTGCTTGATTGTATAAAAAGCCTCGTGTCATACAATTTAGTTAAAGAAAGAAATTAGTAAACTTTTTCACAAACCTGAAAAGTTAAAGGGTGAAAATATTTATCTGTTTATACGAGATCAAAATACAAAAAGTTAGGTTGAAACAATTCAATTTATAAACGAACCAATCAAATCATTAATAAAAAGATATTTGTCACTGATGCATAGCCGTTCGTCCTTGTATCAGTGAGGTTTATAAATTCGTAAGCCGGACCGAATTGGACAAATAAATTTACCGTTCAGATAAGTGTTTGTATGTCTGCCGGCCATACACATTTTTATAGGCCGGGCGGATGATCCTTTTCGTCTTGAAATCGAGCTCTTCAAGACGATGGGCACACCAGCCCGTTACCCTGGCCATGGCAAAAAGCGGAGTAAACAATTCTTTGGGTATACCGATGCAGGTATATACAAATCCCGAATAAAAATCCACATTGGCACATAATACCTTATGCACCCGTCCGGGCTTGGCTTCATTGATCACCTGGGGCGCCAGTTTTTCTATGAGCTCATACAGATGAAACTCTTTCATCATATCTTTTTCCCGGGCAAGTTCTCTCGCTTTCTGCTTAAGCAGCACCGTTCGGGGATCAGACAGGGTATACACGGCATGGCCTATGCCATATATCTTACCCGATTGGTCGTACACTTCTTTATTGACCAACTTCCGCAGATAGTTTGCTATCTCGTCTTCGTCTTCCCAGTCTTCAACATTTTCCTTGATATGTTCCATCATGCCCAGCACTTTGAGGTTGGCACCGCCGTGCAGCGTTCCTTTAAGGGATCCGATGGCTGAACTTACCGCCGCATAGGTATCGGTTCCTGAAGAACTGGTAACCCGGATGGTAAATGTAGAATTATTACCTCCACCGTGTTCTGCATGAAGCACCATTGCCAAATCGAGTATATCCGCATCAAGCTTGGTGTAACAACCATGGCCTTTGATCAGGTAAAGAAAATTCTCAGCTACACTTAACTCAGGAACAGAATGACGTATCGACAGGGTTTTGCCCTGGTAAGAATGCCTCATCCCATGATAGGCATAGGCGATAAACAAAGGGAATTTTGCGATCAGGTCCAGACTTTGGGCCACCAGGTTGGGATAGGATTTATCCTCTGCTTTTTCATCCATATTATATAACAGCAACACCGATCGTGCCAGCATGTTCATCAAATCTTTCCCCTGAAGGGAAAGGATCAGATTTTTAAAATACATGGAAAGCTCTCTTCTGTCGGATATGTATTTTTTAAATTCTGATAGATCGGATGATTTGGGCAATTCTCCGGCTAAAAGCAAATATACCGCTTCTTCATAGCCATGACGCTTTTCCTCCTGAAACCCTTTGACAATATCTCTAACTTCCAGGCCCCGGTAATAAAGCTGACCTTCCACTGGAACCGGCTTGCCATCACGCATTTCATATCCAACAACATCCCCGATGTTGGTAAGTCCTACAAGGACACCTGTATGATCCTGATTTCGCAGACCTCTTTTGACATCGTATTTTTTGAACAGTTCCGTGTCCACTTTACACGACTGTTCTATACACCTGGTTAGTTTTTCAATTAAATCCATAAAGCGCGTATCTTAATCCATTTGTTCTGTTACCTGATCTATAAACTGGCTGGTAGAAAGCAATGTGGCGTCATCCATAACCGAATACAGATCCTGAGTTACCTGTTTTTGGGAAATGGCATCTTCCACAGCCTGAAAAACAATGCCGGCGGCTTGTTCCCAACCCAGATGGTTGAGCATCATGGCTCCTGATAATATAAAAGAACAGGGATTGGCAATGTCTTTTCCTGCAATGCCGGGAGCAGTGCCATGGGTAGCTTCAAAAACAGCACATCCTGTCTGATAATTGATGTTGGCTCCCGGTGCAATGCCGATACCGCCGATCATAGCTGCCAGTTGATCGGAGATGTAATCCCCGTTCAGGTTCATCGTAGCAATCACCGAGTATTCTTCAGGCCGCAGGAGCGTTTCCTGGAGAAAAGCATCGGTAATGACATCTTTCAGCAACACTTTTCCTTCAAGAAGCTTCCGGGCTGTCTCCGGTCCTGCTTTTTCGCGTGCTTGCTCATATTCATT comes from the Bacteroidales bacterium genome and includes:
- a CDS encoding citrate synthase; translation: MDLIEKLTRCIEQSCKVDTELFKKYDVKRGLRNQDHTGVLVGLTNIGDVVGYEMRDGKPVPVEGQLYYRGLEVRDIVKGFQEEKRHGYEEAVYLLLAGELPKSSDLSEFKKYISDRRELSMYFKNLILSLQGKDLMNMLARSVLLLYNMDEKAEDKSYPNLVAQSLDLIAKFPLFIAYAYHGMRHSYQGKTLSIRHSVPELSVAENFLYLIKGHGCYTKLDADILDLAMVLHAEHGGGNNSTFTIRVTSSSGTDTYAAVSSAIGSLKGTLHGGANLKVLGMMEHIKENVEDWEDEDEIANYLRKLVNKEVYDQSGKIYGIGHAVYTLSDPRTVLLKQKARELAREKDMMKEFHLYELIEKLAPQVINEAKPGRVHKVLCANVDFYSGFVYTCIGIPKELFTPLFAMARVTGWCAHRLEELDFKTKRIIRPAYKNVYGRQTYKHLSER